A stretch of the Alosa alosa isolate M-15738 ecotype Scorff River chromosome 16, AALO_Geno_1.1, whole genome shotgun sequence genome encodes the following:
- the LOC125310043 gene encoding threonine synthase-like 1 — protein sequence MGPPGAGKTSVGRMLSKRLGMPAIDIDDDVLEKAWLMPVAKKLYQVGGERFLEEEGQTVSDFSASRSVISLTGSNPLHSAAMQHLKKNGLVVYLDVDTDDIIQRLTRMKVNRIVGQEAGTPMTDILMYRKPFYERWLDIRVFCGKGDTIEEVTEKVLRALNRYDDSDSETFISTRSSVTGVGGSEVEPKFFSDVVVEGLAPNGGLYVPKGGFPKLEPQEWKRLAKMSYPQRACAILEQCIHPTDVSPLELGQMVRRAYGTNFSSEAIAPVRHLVRNQYVLELFHGPTASFKDLALQLMPQLFAHCLPQMCNYLILVATSGDTGSAVLSGFGGLDANARHRVGVLVFFPEHGVSEIQKLQMTGIREGNARAVSVVSDFDFCQRAIKRMFGDAGVAGHLAVEYATVLSTANSINWARLLPQVVYHASAYLDLLRDGVVAFGDPVDVCIPTGNFGNAMSALYAKQMGVPIRKVICASNLNSVVADFINTGRYDLRGRKLMLSHSPAIDILKSSNLERFVHHISDGDSGLVRDLYTCLEKRQYFELSAELLHKINQDVWAGWCSEEECLATIRHVYSQTGYVMDTHTAVAKTVADRLQDQSTPVVICSTAHYGKFAPAVLRALQRESIPTEPLDQLQGFSSPGTVPQMHSALLQCLRENRSQPHRVCQADFHALTEEVEAMIRDSFLNVQ from the coding sequence ATGGGTCCGCCGGGAGCAGGGAAGACCTCTGTCGGCCGGATGCTTTCCAAAAGACTAGGTATGCCTGCTATCGACATTGACGATGACGTCCTAGAGAAAGCATGGCTCATGCCTGTGGCAAAGAAACTTTATCAGGTGGGTGGGGAGCGGTTCCTGGAGGAAGAGGGTCAGACCGTGTCAGACTTCTCTGCCTCCAGGAGTGTGATCTCACTGACTGGCTCCAACCCACTCCACTCAGCTGCAATGCAGCATCTCAAGAAGAACGGGCTAGTGGTCTACCTGGATGTAGACACAGACGACATCATTCAGAGGCTCACCAGAATGAAAGTGAACAGAATTGTGGGCCAGGAAGCCGGTACACCCATGACTGACATACTAATGTACAGGAAACCTTTTTATGAGAGATGGTTGGACATTAGGGTGTTCTGTGGGAAAGGGGATACCATAGAGGAGGTGACTGAGAAAGTGCTCAGAGCTCTGAACAGGTACGACGACTCTGATTCAGAGACGTTTATCTCAACCCGGAGCAGTGTGACAGGTGTGGGTGGATCAGAGGTTGAGCCCAAGTTCTTTAGTGATGTTGTTGTGGAGGGACTCGCTCCCAATGGGGGGCTTTATGTGCCCAAGGGGGGCTTCCCCAAGTTGGAACCCCAGGAATGGAAGCGCCTGGCTAAGATGTCTTACCCCCAGAGAGCCTGTGCCATCTTAGAGCAGTGCATTCATCCGACAGACGTGTCCCCCCTGGAACTCGGACAAATGGTTCGGCGTGCTTACGGCACCAACTTCTCCAGCGAGGCCATCGCTCCGGTCAGGCACCTGGTGCGCAACCAGTACGTGCTGGAGCTGTTTCACGGCCCCACAGCCTCATTCAAGGACCTAGCCCTGCAGCTCATGCCCCAACTTTTTGCCCACTGCCTGCCCCAGATGTGCAACTACCTCATCCTGGTGGCCACGTCCGGCGACACCGGCAGTGCTGTGCTCAGTGGCTTCGGCGGCCTGGATGCCAACGCCCGCCACAGGGTTGGTGTGCTGGTCTTCTTCCCCGAGCATGGTGTGAGCGAGATCCAGAAGCTGCAGATGACCGGCATCAGGGAGGGCAATGCCAGGGCGGTCAGCGTTGTGTCGGACTTCGACTTCTGCCAGAGGGCCATAAAGAGGATGTTTGGGGATGCTGGTGTGGCGGGGCACCTGGCGGTAGAGTACGCCACGGTCCTGAGCACAGCGAACTCTATCAACTGGGCCCGGCTGCTACCGCAGGTGGTGTACCACGCCTCCGCCTACCTAGACCTGCTCCGGGACGGCGTGGTGGCGTTTGGGGACCCCGTCGACGTGTGCATTCCCACAGGGAACTTTGGCAATGCCATGTCAGCCCTGTACGCCAAGCAAATGGGTGTCCCCATCAGGAAGGTCATCTGTGCCTCCAATCTCAACTCTGTTGTGGCAGACTTCATCAACACGGGGCGGTACGACCTCAGAGGCCGAAAACTGATGCTCTCCCACTCGCCGGCCATCGACATTCTGAAGTCCTCCAACCTGGAGAGGTTCGTCCATCACATCTCAGATGGGGACAGTGGCCTGGTGAGAGATCTATACACCTGCCTGGAGAAGCGGCAGTACTTTGAGCTGTCTGCGGAGCTACTGCACAAGATAAATCAAGATGTCTGGGCTGGCTGGTGCTCTGAGGAGGAGTGCCTAGCCACCATCCGGCATGTGTATTCCCAGACGGGCTATGTCATGGACACGCACACTGCTGTGGCTAAGACAGTAGCTGACCGGCTTCAGGATCAGTCCACCCCCGTGGTCATTTGCTCCACTGCTCATTACGGCAAATTTGCTCCGGCAGTGCTGAGGGCTCTTCAGCGGGAGAGCATCCCCACAGAGCCCCTGGACCAGCTGCAGGGGTTCAGCTCACCTGGGACCGTGCCCCAGATGCACAGTGCCCTGCTCCAGTGCCTGAGAGAAAATAGGAGCCAGCCTCACAGAGTGTGCCAGGCTGACTTCCATGCGCTGACAGAGGAGGTGGAGGCCATGATACGAGATTCATTTCTGAATGTTCAATAA